One window of Gloeothece citriformis PCC 7424 genomic DNA carries:
- the sbcC gene encoding exonuclease subunit SbcC yields MIPLHLTLKNFLSYQEASLDFRGLHTACVCGANGAGKSSLLEAITWAIWGESRAASEDDVIHTGAENVRVDFEFICNSQCYRIIRTRQRGKGGSLDFQIASSSGFKTINGKGLRGTQEAIISSLKLDYDTFINSAYLRQGRADEFMQRRPNERKQILADLLKLDQYEQLADRAKDLSKLYKGQLQQLEESKKRLTEKLEEKEVIVTQKFTIEQEIEQGQKEQDRDRERLQQLQTLQHQRQNWQQQLIWHQNQYKNGVQESDRLKIEQAEINHKLEELQTLLAQEENINFNYQNFLKLQQEEEILSNKFKTYQQFQNQKQQLEQQILKQTNALKLELQKTKTRLENIQQQEQEIQHILRNTAEVEAGLEKLQESRQRLNELDQLQHQVAPLLQRQNHLKAEIQTTQARLMAKLEQLQEEEIKLSRELDQVPATRQEAMTVDTQIQDLEKKQIYQVRVKEKGTERKTRKKQLEDSQIGFEKQLKELAQKLDLLEIPEATCPLCEQELDDHHRHHVIAKTQTQQREIQNQIWQIKEHIVICERELQNLRSEYAQLKEELTPYPSLQQYYGQLEAKLEASGELKVKLNQLRSEISELEEALAQNYYEPQLQNELKSLEKDLEKLQYDEQTHALVRAEEKRWRWAEIKQAKLDEANRRQSKINQEKPQILEKITSLETELENLTKTSTLQQHLEAVEQNLVELGYDPDEHQQLRLSLRQEQNWQLRHQQLQQAKQQYPNLKEKLNRVEQQLKIQQENQGTIQQQIEQIANQIENLTDYQDVIQDLEQIIQERRQNLDQLLSKKGSFEQSLNQIESLQQEYQINRQQVKDYKKKCRVYKELAQAFGKNGIQALMIENILPQLEAETNQILTRLTGNQLHVQFLTQKSGKNSRQKANAKLIDTLDILIADARGTRAYETYSGGEAFRINFSIRLALAKLLAQRSGTSLQMLIVDEGFGTQDSEGCERLIAAINAIASEFACILTVTHMPQFKEAFQHRIEVRKTSQGSQLILSS; encoded by the coding sequence ATGATTCCCTTACACTTAACCTTAAAAAACTTTCTCAGTTATCAAGAGGCTTCATTAGATTTTCGAGGACTCCATACGGCTTGTGTATGTGGAGCTAATGGGGCTGGAAAATCTTCCCTTTTAGAAGCCATTACTTGGGCAATTTGGGGGGAAAGTCGGGCAGCGAGTGAAGATGATGTTATTCATACCGGCGCTGAAAATGTACGGGTTGATTTTGAATTTATTTGTAATAGTCAATGTTATCGAATTATTCGCACTCGTCAAAGAGGAAAGGGAGGCTCATTAGATTTTCAAATTGCCAGTAGTAGCGGGTTTAAAACTATAAATGGGAAAGGATTAAGAGGGACTCAAGAGGCTATAATTTCCTCTTTAAAATTGGATTATGATACTTTTATTAATTCTGCTTATTTACGTCAAGGTAGGGCAGATGAATTTATGCAGCGTCGTCCTAATGAACGGAAACAAATTTTAGCAGATTTATTAAAATTAGACCAATATGAACAATTAGCCGATCGAGCCAAAGATCTCTCAAAACTCTATAAAGGACAACTGCAACAATTAGAAGAAAGTAAAAAGCGTTTAACAGAAAAACTGGAAGAAAAAGAAGTGATCGTTACTCAAAAATTCACGATAGAACAAGAGATAGAACAAGGACAAAAAGAGCAAGATCGAGATCGAGAAAGACTACAACAATTGCAAACTCTCCAACATCAACGGCAAAATTGGCAGCAACAATTAATCTGGCATCAAAATCAATATAAGAATGGAGTTCAAGAAAGCGATCGGCTAAAAATAGAACAGGCTGAAATTAATCATAAACTGGAAGAATTACAAACTCTGCTCGCTCAAGAAGAAAATATTAACTTCAACTATCAAAATTTTCTTAAATTACAGCAAGAAGAAGAAATATTATCTAACAAATTTAAAACTTATCAACAATTTCAAAACCAAAAACAACAACTAGAACAACAAATATTAAAACAAACCAACGCTTTAAAATTAGAACTTCAAAAAACTAAAACTCGTTTAGAAAATATTCAACAACAAGAACAAGAAATACAACACATCTTAAGGAATACCGCAGAAGTAGAAGCCGGTTTAGAAAAATTACAAGAAAGTCGTCAACGTCTGAATGAATTAGATCAACTGCAACATCAAGTCGCGCCTCTTTTACAAAGACAAAATCATTTAAAAGCCGAGATTCAAACAACACAAGCTCGTTTAATGGCAAAATTAGAACAACTACAAGAAGAAGAGATTAAATTATCTAGGGAACTGGATCAAGTTCCGGCCACTCGACAAGAAGCTATGACTGTTGATACTCAAATTCAAGATTTAGAAAAAAAGCAAATTTATCAAGTCCGAGTTAAAGAAAAAGGAACAGAAAGAAAGACTCGAAAAAAACAATTAGAAGACTCTCAAATTGGTTTTGAAAAGCAATTAAAAGAATTAGCTCAAAAACTGGATTTATTAGAAATTCCTGAAGCAACTTGTCCATTATGTGAACAGGAATTAGACGATCATCATCGTCATCATGTGATAGCTAAAACTCAAACTCAACAGAGAGAAATACAAAACCAAATTTGGCAAATTAAAGAACATATCGTCATTTGTGAACGGGAACTACAAAACTTAAGAAGTGAATACGCTCAGTTGAAAGAAGAATTAACCCCTTATCCTTCTTTACAACAGTATTATGGGCAACTAGAAGCCAAATTAGAAGCCAGTGGAGAACTTAAAGTTAAGTTAAATCAACTGCGCTCAGAAATCAGTGAACTTGAAGAAGCTTTAGCCCAGAATTATTATGAGCCTCAGCTTCAAAATGAGTTAAAATCTCTTGAAAAAGACTTAGAAAAACTTCAGTATGATGAACAAACTCATGCTTTAGTGAGGGCAGAAGAAAAACGTTGGCGCTGGGCAGAAATTAAACAAGCGAAACTCGATGAAGCTAACCGTCGTCAGTCTAAAATTAATCAAGAAAAACCTCAAATTTTAGAAAAAATTACCTCTCTAGAAACAGAGCTAGAAAACTTAACTAAAACCTCAACACTTCAGCAACATTTAGAAGCAGTAGAACAGAATTTAGTCGAGTTAGGGTATGATCCAGATGAGCATCAACAGTTACGATTATCTTTACGTCAAGAACAGAATTGGCAATTGCGTCATCAACAATTACAACAGGCAAAACAACAATATCCTAACTTAAAAGAAAAACTTAATCGAGTTGAGCAACAGTTAAAAATACAACAGGAAAATCAAGGCACTATTCAACAGCAAATTGAACAAATTGCTAATCAAATCGAAAATCTGACTGATTATCAGGACGTGATTCAAGACTTAGAGCAAATTATTCAAGAAAGAAGGCAAAACCTCGATCAATTATTATCTAAAAAAGGAAGTTTTGAACAATCTTTAAACCAAATAGAGTCTTTACAACAAGAATATCAAATCAATCGACAACAGGTCAAAGACTATAAGAAAAAATGTAGAGTTTATAAAGAGTTAGCTCAAGCGTTTGGAAAAAATGGCATACAAGCTCTGATGATTGAAAATATTTTACCTCAATTAGAAGCGGAAACGAATCAAATTTTAACTCGGTTGACCGGGAATCAATTGCACGTTCAATTTTTAACCCAAAAATCGGGAAAAAATAGCCGTCAAAAAGCTAACGCTAAATTAATTGATACCCTAGATATTTTAATTGCTGATGCTAGGGGAACAAGAGCTTATGAAACTTATTCCGGCGGGGAAGCGTTTAGGATTAATTTTTCCATTCGGTTAGCTTTAGCCAAATTATTAGCTCAAAGATCCGGCACGTCATTACAAATGTTAATTGTTGATGAAGGCTTTGGGACTCAAGATAGTGAAGGATGCGAGCGTTTAATTGCAGCTATTAATGCGATTGCGTCTGAGTTTGCTTGTATTTTAACGGTTACCCATATGCCTCAATTTAAAGAAGCTTTTCAACATCGAATCGAAGTTCGTAAAACCAGTCAAGGATCTCAACTGATTTTGTCAAGTTAA
- a CDS encoding FAD-dependent oxidoreductase — protein MSDANFLTEQDIYDVLVVGAGPVGLATAIGLRKRGIENILVIDQTRAFRPVGQVIDLLPNGLKALKSLDPQAYEAVKKAGIKIVNSNPPQDEKNSQNQSPRWVHKNLKGQTLNSFPLSYEEWFNKYGEGRISIPWYQLQTTLREQLPSDKVKANHRCINVVHEPELNCVRVDCTSNLEAEINPYAHWTEVKPDSNQNTQPSLTKSIRAKLVIGADGINSRVRQSLYNNSPYEGMAKPEYTGYAAVGCREVAELPEELFKEIEAHFLTDARILTLLNEENLSCVENPRMLLIQRQKNVLGYIIHLALPLELLKEESKSSLKKETLESLSKANFPHALTELVKLSPLEELYYRPYYIHRTSFSETLPFPKTAKLNQNNYDSEMSPPWSKGRVVLVGDAIHGMPPFLAQGANQGLEDALALTTVIANMGDKNHWDDTQINQAFTDYESLRRSLIGYIQQAVLNPILFYSPQDWQNYHQKVFNKG, from the coding sequence ATGTCAGACGCAAATTTTTTGACTGAACAAGACATTTATGATGTTTTGGTGGTTGGGGCGGGGCCTGTGGGGTTGGCAACAGCGATCGGATTACGAAAACGGGGAATAGAAAATATATTAGTTATAGATCAAACTCGCGCTTTTCGTCCAGTCGGTCAAGTGATAGATTTACTTCCCAATGGGTTAAAAGCTTTAAAAAGTTTAGACCCTCAAGCCTATGAAGCCGTTAAAAAAGCGGGGATAAAAATTGTTAATTCAAATCCGCCTCAAGATGAAAAAAATAGTCAAAATCAATCGCCCCGATGGGTGCATAAAAATTTAAAAGGACAAACCCTTAATTCTTTCCCATTAAGTTATGAAGAATGGTTTAACAAATATGGAGAAGGACGAATATCTATCCCTTGGTATCAGTTACAAACTACCCTAAGAGAACAACTTCCCTCAGATAAAGTTAAAGCGAATCATCGCTGTATCAATGTTGTCCATGAACCAGAGTTAAACTGTGTTCGTGTTGATTGTACATCCAATCTAGAAGCAGAAATTAACCCCTATGCTCACTGGACAGAAGTCAAACCAGATTCTAATCAAAATACTCAACCATCGCTCACAAAATCCATTCGTGCCAAGCTAGTTATTGGAGCAGATGGAATTAATTCTAGAGTTCGTCAGAGTCTTTATAATAATAGTCCTTATGAAGGAATGGCAAAACCAGAATATACGGGTTATGCAGCCGTAGGATGTAGAGAAGTCGCCGAGTTGCCAGAGGAATTATTCAAAGAAATTGAAGCCCATTTTTTAACAGACGCACGGATTTTAACCCTTTTAAATGAGGAAAATTTAAGCTGTGTAGAAAACCCCAGAATGCTCTTAATTCAAAGACAAAAGAATGTTTTAGGATATATTATTCATCTAGCATTACCATTAGAGTTATTGAAAGAAGAGTCAAAATCTTCTCTAAAAAAAGAAACCTTAGAAAGCCTCTCAAAAGCTAACTTTCCCCATGCGCTCACAGAATTAGTTAAACTTTCTCCTCTAGAAGAACTTTATTATCGTCCCTATTATATTCATCGCACTAGCTTTTCGGAGACTTTACCCTTTCCTAAGACTGCTAAATTAAATCAGAATAATTATGATTCAGAAATGTCACCTCCTTGGAGTAAAGGGAGAGTAGTATTAGTCGGAGATGCCATACATGGAATGCCTCCCTTTTTGGCTCAAGGTGCTAATCAAGGATTAGAAGATGCTTTAGCACTGACTACCGTAATTGCTAATATGGGTGATAAAAATCATTGGGATGATACTCAGATTAACCAAGCTTTTACTGATTATGAATCTTTGCGTCGTTCCTTAATAGGTTATATTCAACAAGCAGTTTTAAACCCCATACTTTTCTATTCACCCCAAGACTGGCAAAACTATCATCAAAAGGTATTTAATAAGGGATGA
- a CDS encoding PAS domain S-box protein, with protein MQPQNPLKNLFWLTQVLLTYPPSVTPQTSLKEVITLMHKENSSCVLVLQEDQFIGLITERDIIRCLATPNNPQTLPITEALDQKTITLKDITQLKLDRVINLLLENHFSHLAVLKTNNQPLGVLSAESLLTVILGLQHQVSQLEAQHQERGRIAAALKDVEARYATLVSAAPVGIFRTDVEGHCSYVNERWGEITGLSRQDAMGMGWLIRVHSDDRERITRQWYRSTQTHIPFRSEYRFQHKDGTLIWVLGEAVEERSPNGELIGYIGTITDISDRIQAEEALAKSEATNRALLQALPDMLLRHSRQGTYVDIISSGELKPFISPKELIGKHPEDILPPQVAKIANKALEEALRTNELQTYEYQLQIEDHEWRDYEARVVSTGNGEILSIVRDISERKRSETERQIAEAALQQLNTQLEARVEQRTLALRESEERFRKIFEESPIGMALVGLDYHFLKVNTVLCQMLGYTELELLQLKFDEITHPEDRQMSSQLALELFQGITSSAQIEKRYIKKNGAIVWVNITTCLIHQSDGNPLYALSLIEDISEKKKAEEERKRAEVELKTSLQQKELLLKEVHHRVKNNLQVISSLFSLQSQYIEDSNILSILEDSQNRISSMALIHEKLYQSENLAKIDFKDYIQTLVKYLLTSYNINPQLIHLDLNIEDISLDLDQAIACGLLLNELVSNSLKHAFPTPWEKPGKISINFTIVKKQLFSLKIEDNGIGLPEGLNVKTTPSLGLRLVRALTRQLKGTLEMYNNNGAVFQLIFPQQ; from the coding sequence ATGCAACCCCAAAATCCCCTAAAAAATCTATTTTGGTTAACTCAGGTATTACTCACATATCCCCCAAGCGTAACCCCCCAAACTTCCCTAAAAGAAGTCATTACCCTAATGCACAAAGAAAACTCAAGTTGTGTATTAGTGCTACAAGAAGATCAATTTATTGGCTTAATCACCGAAAGAGATATTATCCGATGTTTAGCCACCCCAAATAACCCCCAAACTTTACCCATCACGGAAGCGCTCGATCAAAAAACGATTACCCTAAAAGACATTACTCAACTTAAACTCGATCGCGTTATTAACCTATTATTAGAAAATCATTTCTCCCATTTAGCCGTTCTGAAAACCAACAACCAACCTTTAGGAGTATTAAGCGCCGAAAGCCTGTTAACCGTCATTTTAGGATTACAACATCAAGTCTCTCAACTCGAAGCCCAACATCAAGAAAGAGGAAGAATAGCCGCCGCCCTCAAAGATGTGGAAGCCCGTTATGCCACCTTAGTTTCTGCCGCACCAGTAGGTATTTTTCGGACAGATGTAGAAGGACATTGTTCCTATGTTAATGAACGTTGGGGCGAAATTACGGGTTTATCTCGTCAAGACGCTATGGGTATGGGGTGGCTAATTCGGGTACACTCCGACGATCGAGAAAGAATTACCCGGCAATGGTATCGCTCTACACAAACCCATATCCCTTTTCGCTCAGAATACCGCTTTCAACACAAAGATGGAACGCTCATCTGGGTATTGGGGGAAGCTGTCGAAGAACGATCACCCAACGGCGAATTAATCGGATATATTGGCACAATAACCGACATTAGCGATCGCATTCAAGCAGAGGAAGCCTTAGCCAAAAGTGAAGCCACCAACCGAGCTTTACTGCAAGCTTTACCGGATATGCTATTACGTCATAGTCGCCAAGGGACTTATGTTGATATTATTTCCTCTGGAGAGTTAAAACCTTTTATTTCCCCAAAAGAATTAATCGGAAAACATCCGGAAGATATTTTACCCCCCCAAGTCGCCAAAATAGCCAATAAAGCCTTAGAAGAAGCTTTACGAACTAATGAATTACAAACTTATGAATATCAACTGCAAATAGAAGATCACGAATGGCGAGACTATGAAGCGCGAGTCGTTAGTACAGGAAATGGTGAGATTTTATCAATTGTACGGGATATCAGCGAACGTAAACGCAGCGAAACAGAACGTCAAATTGCAGAAGCCGCGTTACAACAATTAAATACTCAATTAGAGGCTAGAGTTGAACAAAGAACCCTGGCTTTACGGGAAAGTGAAGAAAGATTTCGCAAAATTTTTGAAGAAAGTCCCATCGGAATGGCTTTAGTCGGATTAGACTATCATTTTTTAAAAGTAAATACTGTTTTATGTCAAATGTTGGGATATACAGAATTAGAATTACTTCAACTTAAATTTGATGAAATTACCCATCCCGAAGATCGACAAATGAGTTCTCAACTTGCCTTAGAACTGTTTCAAGGGATAACCTCCTCTGCTCAGATCGAAAAACGTTACATTAAGAAAAATGGGGCAATTGTTTGGGTTAATATTACCACTTGTCTCATTCATCAATCTGATGGCAACCCTTTATATGCTCTTTCTTTAATTGAAGATATTAGCGAAAAGAAAAAGGCCGAAGAGGAACGAAAACGGGCAGAAGTTGAACTGAAAACCTCTCTACAGCAAAAAGAATTATTACTGAAAGAAGTCCATCATCGAGTTAAAAATAATCTCCAGGTTATCTCTAGCCTTTTTTCTTTACAATCCCAATATATTGAAGATTCTAACATTCTTTCTATTTTAGAAGATAGTCAAAATAGAATTAGTTCGATGGCCTTAATCCATGAAAAACTTTATCAATCGGAAAATTTAGCCAAAATTGATTTTAAAGATTATATTCAAACTTTAGTGAAATATTTATTAACGTCCTACAATATTAATCCTCAATTAATTCACCTAGATTTAAATATTGAAGACATTTCTCTTGATTTAGATCAAGCCATTGCTTGTGGACTGCTCCTGAATGAATTAGTGTCTAATTCCTTAAAACACGCCTTTCCTACTCCCTGGGAGAAACCCGGTAAGATTAGTATTAATTTTACGATTGTTAAAAAACAACTATTCTCTCTGAAGATAGAGGATAATGGAATAGGTTTACCGGAAGGTTTAAATGTAAAGACAACTCCATCTCTAGGTTTACGGTTAGTTCGTGCTTTAACCCGTCAACTCAAAGGTACATTAGAAATGTATAACAATAACGGTGCTGTTTTTCAATTGATCTTTCCTCAACAGTAA
- a CDS encoding hybrid sensor histidine kinase/response regulator codes for MSNEKILIVEDEAIVAEDIASRLERMGYIVTDIVASGEDAIISAITTPPDLVLMDIMLQGKIDGITAAEQIYTTVKRPVVYLTAYGDEDTLQRAKLSGSFGYLLKPFHERELRVTIEIALSRHQAETEIQQALELAQMLRKEAEIQSQLKSQYISLASHEFRNPLTNIKAWAQLLQLYGHTWSEEKQQKSLERIQIAAEQMNQLLEDISTLGRTDIDKNFFHPVQINLSQFCENLLKIHQIMIGDKYSLTLICEGNCEEIYLDEHLLAHLLNNLISNGVKYSPHGGKIILKLSCQETEIILQVQDQGIGIPQGDLHHLFEPFQRATNVGSIPGTGLGLVIVKRVVELHGGTINIQSKEGKGTTFIIRLPRRSTIDN; via the coding sequence ATGTCTAACGAAAAAATTTTGATCGTAGAAGATGAAGCTATTGTTGCAGAAGACATTGCCAGTCGCTTAGAAAGAATGGGTTATATTGTGACAGATATAGTCGCTTCCGGGGAAGATGCGATTATCTCAGCGATTACTACTCCCCCCGATTTAGTGCTGATGGATATCATGTTACAGGGGAAAATAGACGGCATCACCGCCGCCGAACAAATTTATACAACCGTAAAACGTCCGGTGGTTTATTTAACCGCTTATGGAGATGAAGATACATTACAACGAGCTAAATTATCCGGTTCTTTTGGCTATCTTCTTAAACCTTTTCATGAAAGAGAATTGAGAGTAACCATTGAAATTGCTCTGTCTAGACATCAAGCAGAAACCGAAATTCAACAAGCTTTAGAATTAGCTCAAATGTTACGTAAAGAAGCAGAAATCCAAAGTCAACTTAAATCTCAATACATTTCTTTAGCTTCTCATGAATTTCGCAATCCTTTAACTAATATTAAAGCTTGGGCACAATTGTTACAACTTTATGGTCATACTTGGTCGGAAGAAAAACAACAAAAAAGTTTAGAGCGAATTCAAATTGCAGCCGAACAAATGAATCAATTATTAGAAGATATTTCGACTTTAGGACGGACGGATATAGACAAAAATTTTTTTCATCCTGTTCAGATTAACTTATCTCAATTTTGTGAAAACTTACTCAAAATTCATCAAATCATGATTGGGGATAAGTATAGCCTAACCTTGATTTGTGAAGGGAATTGTGAAGAAATTTATCTCGATGAGCATCTTTTAGCCCATCTTTTGAATAATCTGATTTCTAATGGGGTTAAATATTCCCCTCACGGAGGAAAGATAATCTTAAAATTGTCCTGTCAAGAAACAGAAATTATTTTGCAAGTTCAAGATCAAGGAATAGGAATTCCTCAAGGAGATTTACACCATTTATTTGAACCTTTTCAACGAGCTACTAATGTCGGCTCTATTCCCGGAACTGGCTTAGGTTTGGTCATTGTCAAACGAGTGGTAGAATTACATGGGGGAACTATTAATATTCAAAGTAAAGAAGGCAAAGGAACGACTTTCATTATCCGCTTACCACGACGTTCAACAATTGATAATTGA
- a CDS encoding RnfABCDGE type electron transport complex subunit D — protein sequence MSFQDARNYQIIFLSVFLLLGICNRDWTVRPTLMLVIMLSCVLTQIILSGLIQPTKDVNLYTYPINWPQMSLISLRSAIITGLGLCLLLRANYYSTVVLASCLAIASKFLFRFQGKHCFNPANFGIITALIFTPDAWVSPGQWGTDWWYLLLFLGSGGMILKKVGRWDTSAVFLLTYISLETVRHFWLGWSGDVLLHQLTNGSFLLFALFMLTDPRSIPNATTGRLIWAMAVGGLTFILQHSFYLSSAIFWALFILSPLTIILDYFWSAPQFTWIIARQQKTLNPE from the coding sequence ATGAGTTTTCAAGATGCTAGAAATTATCAAATAATTTTTTTGTCTGTGTTTTTATTATTAGGAATTTGTAATCGAGATTGGACTGTTCGTCCAACTTTAATGCTAGTAATAATGCTCAGTTGTGTATTAACTCAAATTATCTTATCTGGCTTAATTCAGCCGACTAAAGATGTAAATCTCTACACTTATCCGATTAATTGGCCTCAAATGTCTCTGATTTCTTTACGAAGTGCAATTATTACAGGATTAGGACTTTGTTTATTGTTACGGGCTAATTATTATTCTACTGTAGTCTTGGCTAGTTGTCTGGCGATCGCTAGTAAATTTTTATTTCGGTTTCAGGGAAAACATTGTTTTAATCCAGCTAATTTTGGGATTATTACGGCTTTAATTTTTACTCCTGATGCTTGGGTATCTCCTGGACAATGGGGAACTGATTGGTGGTATTTACTGTTGTTTTTAGGAAGCGGAGGAATGATTCTTAAAAAAGTAGGTCGTTGGGATACTTCGGCTGTTTTTTTGCTAACTTATATCAGCCTAGAAACAGTTCGTCATTTTTGGTTAGGATGGAGTGGCGATGTTTTGTTACATCAATTAACTAATGGGAGTTTCTTACTCTTTGCTTTGTTTATGTTAACCGATCCTCGTTCTATTCCTAATGCTACAACAGGGCGATTGATTTGGGCAATGGCTGTTGGGGGGTTAACCTTTATTCTTCAACATAGTTTTTATCTGTCTAGTGCTATTTTTTGGGCTTTATTTATCCTTTCCCCTTTAACTATAATTTTAGATTATTTTTGGTCAGCCCCCCAATTTACTTGGATTATTGCTCGTCAACAAAAAACCCTAAATCCCGAATAA